A genomic window from Salvia hispanica cultivar TCC Black 2014 chromosome 5, UniMelb_Shisp_WGS_1.0, whole genome shotgun sequence includes:
- the LOC125186310 gene encoding vesicle-associated protein 4-2-like: MPTADDKSDGKVWGLFKMPFRNSQPASSSSSDFAHYQHNYGHGSNATHSQVEGSGAHAAAASSVSSVARSLLPTRRRLKLDPSNKLYFPYEPGKQVRSAIKIKNTSKSLVAFKFQTTEPKSCFMRPPGAILVPGESIIATVFKFVEVPENNEKPMDQKSRVKFKIMSLKVKEEMDYVPELFDEHKDQVAVEQILRVVFLDVERPSPALEKLKRQLAEAEAELEARKKPSEDTGPKFVGEGLVIDEWKERRERYLARQQVEVSS; the protein is encoded by the exons ATGCCAACTGCCGACGATAAATCTGACGGTAAAGTTTGGGGGCTATTCAAAATGCCCTTCCGAAACTCGCAGCCGGCGTCGTCTTCTTCCTCCGATTTCGCCCATTATCAGCATAATTATGGCCACGGCAGCAACGCTACTCATTCTCAGGTCGAGGGATCGGGTGCTCACGCTGCGGCTGCTAGCTCAGTTTCGTCGGTGGCTAGATCTCTGCTCCCCACGCGCCGCCGTTTGAAGCTCGATCCGTCCAATAAGCTCTATTTTCCAT ATGAGCCTGGTAAGCAAGTTCGAAGTGCtatcaaaataaagaatacaaGCAAGTCTCTTGTAGCATTCAAG TTTCAAACCACAGAACCAAAGAGTTGTTTCATGCGTCCTCCTGGGGCCATTCTTGTTCCTGGCGAGAGTATAATAGCAACCG TCTTCAAGTTTGTAGAGGTTCCAGAGAACAATGAAAAGCCTATGGATCAGAAAAGCAGGGTGAAGTTCAAAATAATGAGCCTAAAAGTGAAAGAAGAAATGGACTATGTGCCAGAATTG TTCGATGAGCACAAGGATCAAGTAGCTGTCGAGCAGATACTTCGTGTAGTTTTTCTGGATGTTGAACGCCCCAGTCCT GCTCTCGAGAAACTAAAGCGGCAATTAGCTGAAGCTGAGGCTGAACTTGAGGCTCGGAAGAAGCCCTCAGAGGACACAGGGCCAAAGTTTGTTGGAGAAGGACTTGTGATTGACGAATGG AAAGAAAGACGAGAACGATACCTGGCTCGACAGCAAGTGGAAGTCTCTTCCTGA